The DNA region TACCAGCCCATGTACCCGAAGGCCCCCACCGTGCCCGCCACCGGTACCACCCACCAGTGCTCCAGCAGGGACCGCCGCGTCACCCGCACCCGGCGCGCGCCGGCCGGCCGGTCACCCCTGGGGTCCGGGGCGGGCTCGCCATTCACAGCGCGCCCTCCTTCAGGGCCGGCACGCCGATGGTGCCCAGCCCGGCGTTCAGGCGCGCGAGGTCCAGCCCGCCGCGGTCGATGTGCCGGATGACGCCCTGCGGGTCGATGAAGACCGTCTCGGGAATGCCGGACACGCCGTAATCGATGGCGGTCGCGGCGCGCGGGTCCAGGAGATGCGGGTAGTTCAGGCCGTACTGCTGCGCGAAGCGTTTCGCGGCGTCCAGTTTCGGTTCCTGGAACAGCACGCCCACCACCGCCAGACCGTCCGGGCGGGCCTGGGCGTTCAGGGCGTTGAACAGCGGCGCTTCCTCCCGGCACGGGTCGCACCACGACGCCCAGAAGTTCAGCACGACCGGCCGGCCCCGCAACGCGGCCAGGGTCACGTTCTGGCCTTCCGGGGTGGTCAGCGCGAAGGCCGGCGCTTCCCGCCCGACGAGCACGCCGCCGGTGGTCGTGTCACTGGCGGGTTTCAGCAGGGCGTACCCGAGCAGGGCCACCAGACTCGCGGCGAACAGGGGCGGCAGGTAACGCCGCAGGCCGGCGCGCGGCGCGGCCGGGGTGGGGGAGGGGGTGGTCGGCTCGTTCATTCGGCTTTCTTCAGCATGTCCTTGAGTTCGGCCTGCGTCTTGGGCACGTTGTACTCCTCGCTGTGCTTCACGATCAGCTCGTTGGCATGGAAGGTCTCGCCCTCGAACTGCCCGCGCACCACGACGCCCTGGTCTTCCTTGAACAGGTCACTGACCGCCCCGTG from Deinococcus ficus includes:
- a CDS encoding TlpA disulfide reductase family protein yields the protein MNEPTTPSPTPAAPRAGLRRYLPPLFAASLVALLGYALLKPASDTTTGGVLVGREAPAFALTTPEGQNVTLAALRGRPVVLNFWASWCDPCREEAPLFNALNAQARPDGLAVVGVLFQEPKLDAAKRFAQQYGLNYPHLLDPRAATAIDYGVSGIPETVFIDPQGVIRHIDRGGLDLARLNAGLGTIGVPALKEGAL